One Kitasatospora sp. NBC_01266 genomic window carries:
- a CDS encoding mechanosensitive ion channel family protein translates to MDENRTGSHRVPHLDLRLPLRGVIRTRQAVVTTTLAISGLVVSTYYGGLLGESASRHRLTDRGIAVASAVVFLVFALVAVRGATQDLLKLVPNRFGDTRIVALRMLCLLTGYALVIIGTLSLLDVPWSRLILGGALTGVIVGIAAQPVLGNIFAGLVLLTARPFQLGQSISLQSGALGGRIQGEVSDMTLLFVELDTLDGPMLLPNSAVLNAAVIPLAPGTKFPEKGRDVAN, encoded by the coding sequence ATGGACGAGAACCGCACCGGCAGTCACCGCGTGCCCCACCTGGACCTTCGGCTGCCGCTGCGCGGGGTCATCCGGACCCGGCAGGCCGTCGTCACCACGACGCTGGCGATCAGCGGGCTCGTCGTCTCCACCTACTACGGCGGACTGCTCGGGGAGTCGGCCTCCCGGCACCGGCTCACCGACCGGGGCATCGCGGTGGCCAGCGCCGTCGTCTTCCTCGTCTTCGCCCTGGTCGCCGTCCGCGGCGCCACCCAGGACCTGCTCAAGCTGGTCCCCAACCGCTTCGGCGACACCCGGATCGTCGCCCTGCGGATGCTCTGCCTGCTCACCGGCTACGCCCTGGTCATCATCGGCACCCTGAGCCTGCTGGACGTCCCGTGGAGCAGGCTCATCCTCGGCGGCGCCCTGACCGGCGTCATCGTCGGCATCGCGGCCCAGCCGGTGCTCGGCAACATCTTCGCCGGTCTGGTGCTGCTGACCGCCCGCCCCTTCCAGCTCGGTCAGAGCATCAGCCTCCAGTCCGGCGCGCTCGGCGGCCGGATCCAGGGTGAGGTCAGCGACATGACCCTGCTCTTCGTCGAACTCGACACGCTCGACGGCCCCATGCTGCTGCCCAACAGCGCGGTGCTGAACGCCGCCGTCATTCCGCTCGCCCCAGGGACGAAGTTCCCGGAGAAGGGCCGAGACGTGGCGAACTGA
- a CDS encoding Pls/PosA family non-ribosomal peptide synthetase produces the protein MLSGVMPGLGGWPVAAAAPARTLIDVLGASAGAFPDAPALDTGSVVLDYRTLVREVDTLAGRLAALGIGTGDRVGVRVPSGTADLYLAILGVLRVGAAYVPVDADDPDERAEMIWVDAGVCAVIGAGCAVTPSLTGHPGGRPHAPTPQDEAWVIFTSGTTGRPKGVAVSHRSAAAFVDAEARLFLQDRPLGPGDRVLAGLSVAFDASCEEMWLAWRNAACLVPAPRSLVRAGTDLGPWLVERGITVVSTVPTLAALWPAECLARVRLLIVGGEACPPELVERLAGPHREFWNTYGPTEATVVACAALLTPGQPVRIGLPLDGWELAVVDREGRPVDWYETGELLIGGVGTARYLDPAKDAEKFTSSPHLRSPRVYRSGDLVRLEPEGLIFVGRADEQVKLAGRRIELGEVDAALQALPGVRAAAAAVRDTPAGGQLLVGYLVLDHPGQEFDTAAARTRLLERLPQSLVPVLGLVDELPTKTSGKVDRAALPWPLATAGPEQSAGPRPTGTAGWLADQWQALLGQPAGADSDFFALGGTSLVAAKLVTLLRTHYPAISVADVYAHPGLGAMARRLDELGGPPSEQRLVRPTPRRAGVLQLLVLVVLYAVTGLRWLLGLAVLDDLTGLAGPVLPWTPYTPWWLLGAGWLLLSSAVGRLVIGVTASRVLTAGVRPGSYPRGGSVHLRIWVAERVVGAFNLAGLTGTPWAGYYARALGCRVGSSVDLHTLPPVTGLARFGTGCSVESGVDVAGWWLDGDVLHVGAVEVGAGARVGTRATLMPGARVGAGAEVAPGACVLGEVPDRQRWHGSPARPMAGAEAAGADWPLPVRQHSRWWQLAYGVALNGLGLLPLLAALPSLAVVYGLLDHDRTLGSALDRLLLTTPLLVALSMSCYAVLLILLVRLFSWPIRPGHHLVYGRVGLCVWVVTRLMETARGSLFPFYASLFTPVWLRLLGARIGRRVEASTVVALPSMMRVGDGAFLADDTLVAPFEARGGWLRIGPSRVGRRAFLGNSGIVGPGRDLPDNALVGVLADAPPHAEPGSSWLGRPGIALPRVAQSGDPSRTYDPLRRLVLARAAVELCRFLPVVCAALLGDLVFGMLQLALDDDGLATAAAFGGLVLIGAGIVACLTTTVAKWTLVGRFRTAEHPLWSSFVWRNELYDTFVEQLAMPWLGQSLIGTPFLNLWLRSLGARIGRGVWCETHWLPETDLVDLADGVSVNRGCVVQTHLFHDRVMRLDTVRVGAGGTLGPHSIALPGSVVGPGASVGAASLVMRGEELPAGTRWLGNPVAAWPAETPAGDRPARPHGRARHRAGRSAARVGS, from the coding sequence ATGCTCAGCGGAGTCATGCCTGGCCTGGGTGGGTGGCCGGTGGCAGCCGCCGCACCGGCCCGCACCCTGATCGACGTTCTCGGCGCCTCCGCCGGGGCCTTCCCGGACGCGCCGGCCCTGGACACCGGCTCGGTCGTGCTGGACTACCGCACGCTGGTCCGCGAGGTGGACACACTGGCCGGTCGCCTGGCGGCGTTGGGCATAGGCACCGGTGACCGGGTGGGCGTGCGCGTCCCGTCCGGCACCGCCGATCTCTACCTGGCGATCCTGGGCGTACTGCGGGTGGGTGCGGCCTATGTGCCGGTGGACGCCGACGACCCGGACGAGCGGGCCGAGATGATCTGGGTCGACGCCGGGGTCTGCGCCGTGATCGGCGCGGGCTGCGCCGTCACGCCGAGCCTGACCGGCCACCCCGGCGGGCGCCCGCACGCTCCGACGCCGCAGGACGAGGCCTGGGTCATCTTCACCTCGGGCACCACCGGCCGCCCCAAGGGCGTGGCGGTCAGCCACCGTTCGGCCGCCGCCTTCGTGGACGCCGAGGCCAGGCTCTTCCTTCAGGACCGACCGCTGGGTCCGGGCGACCGGGTGCTGGCCGGCCTCTCGGTGGCCTTCGACGCCTCCTGCGAGGAGATGTGGCTGGCCTGGCGGAACGCCGCCTGCCTGGTCCCCGCCCCGCGCTCGCTGGTGCGGGCCGGCACCGACCTGGGCCCCTGGCTGGTCGAGCGCGGGATCACCGTGGTCTCCACCGTCCCCACGCTGGCCGCGCTCTGGCCGGCCGAGTGCCTGGCGCGGGTCCGGCTGCTGATCGTCGGCGGCGAGGCCTGCCCGCCCGAGCTGGTCGAGCGACTGGCCGGCCCGCACCGCGAGTTCTGGAACACCTACGGCCCCACCGAGGCCACGGTGGTGGCCTGCGCCGCGCTGCTCACCCCCGGGCAGCCGGTGCGGATCGGCCTGCCGCTGGACGGCTGGGAGCTCGCCGTCGTCGACCGCGAGGGCCGGCCGGTCGACTGGTACGAGACCGGTGAGCTGCTGATCGGCGGCGTCGGCACCGCCCGCTACCTGGATCCGGCCAAGGACGCCGAGAAGTTCACCAGCAGCCCGCACCTGCGCAGCCCCCGGGTCTACCGCAGCGGCGACCTGGTCCGGCTCGAGCCCGAGGGCCTGATCTTCGTCGGGCGCGCCGACGAGCAGGTGAAGCTGGCGGGCCGGCGGATCGAACTCGGCGAGGTGGACGCCGCCCTGCAGGCGCTGCCTGGGGTGCGGGCCGCCGCCGCGGCCGTCCGGGACACCCCCGCCGGTGGCCAACTGCTGGTCGGCTACCTGGTCCTGGACCACCCGGGGCAGGAGTTCGACACCGCCGCCGCCCGCACCCGGCTGCTGGAGCGGCTGCCGCAGTCGCTGGTGCCGGTGCTGGGACTGGTGGACGAGCTGCCCACCAAGACCTCCGGCAAGGTCGACCGGGCAGCCCTGCCCTGGCCGCTGGCCACCGCCGGACCCGAGCAGAGCGCCGGCCCCCGGCCCACCGGCACCGCCGGCTGGCTGGCCGACCAGTGGCAGGCCCTGCTCGGCCAACCGGCCGGTGCCGACAGCGACTTCTTCGCGCTGGGCGGCACCAGCCTGGTCGCGGCCAAGCTGGTCACGCTGCTGCGCACCCACTACCCGGCGATCTCGGTCGCCGACGTGTACGCGCATCCGGGCCTGGGCGCGATGGCCCGCCGGCTGGACGAGTTGGGCGGGCCGCCCAGTGAGCAGCGCCTGGTGCGGCCCACGCCGCGCCGGGCCGGGGTGCTCCAACTGCTCGTCCTGGTCGTGCTGTACGCCGTCACCGGGCTGCGCTGGCTGCTCGGGCTGGCCGTGCTCGACGACCTGACCGGCCTGGCCGGCCCGGTGCTGCCGTGGACCCCGTACACCCCGTGGTGGCTGCTCGGCGCCGGCTGGCTGCTGCTGTCCAGCGCCGTGGGCCGGCTGGTGATCGGCGTCACGGCGTCCCGGGTGCTCACCGCGGGCGTCCGGCCCGGCAGTTACCCCCGGGGCGGCTCGGTCCACCTGCGGATCTGGGTGGCCGAACGGGTGGTGGGGGCGTTCAACCTCGCGGGGCTGACGGGCACGCCGTGGGCCGGTTACTACGCGCGGGCGCTGGGCTGCCGGGTCGGCAGCAGCGTCGACCTGCACACCCTGCCGCCGGTGACCGGCCTGGCCCGGTTCGGGACCGGCTGCTCAGTGGAGTCCGGGGTGGATGTCGCGGGCTGGTGGCTGGACGGCGACGTGCTGCACGTGGGTGCCGTCGAGGTTGGCGCCGGGGCCCGGGTCGGCACCCGGGCCACCCTGATGCCCGGCGCCCGGGTCGGCGCCGGGGCGGAGGTCGCGCCCGGTGCCTGCGTGCTGGGCGAGGTTCCGGACCGGCAGCGGTGGCACGGCTCGCCGGCCCGCCCGATGGCCGGGGCCGAAGCCGCCGGAGCCGACTGGCCGCTGCCCGTGCGGCAGCACTCCCGCTGGTGGCAACTGGCCTACGGCGTGGCGCTGAACGGCCTGGGCCTGCTGCCGCTGCTCGCCGCGCTGCCCTCGCTCGCGGTGGTCTACGGGCTGCTCGACCACGACCGCACGCTGGGCTCGGCGCTGGACCGACTGCTGCTCACCACACCGCTGCTGGTGGCGCTCTCGATGAGCTGCTACGCGGTCCTGCTGATCCTGCTGGTCCGGCTGTTCAGTTGGCCGATCCGCCCCGGCCACCACCTGGTGTACGGCCGGGTGGGCCTGTGCGTCTGGGTCGTCACCCGGCTGATGGAGACCGCGCGCGGCTCGCTCTTCCCGTTCTACGCCAGCCTGTTCACGCCGGTGTGGCTGCGGCTGCTCGGGGCCCGGATCGGCCGCCGGGTGGAGGCCTCCACCGTGGTCGCGCTGCCCAGCATGATGCGGGTCGGCGACGGCGCCTTCCTCGCCGACGACACCCTGGTGGCGCCGTTCGAGGCGCGCGGGGGCTGGCTGCGGATCGGGCCCTCGCGGGTCGGGCGGCGGGCCTTCCTCGGCAACTCCGGCATCGTCGGCCCCGGCCGCGACCTGCCGGACAACGCGCTGGTCGGAGTGCTCGCGGACGCTCCGCCGCACGCCGAGCCGGGCTCCTCGTGGCTGGGCCGGCCCGGTATCGCGCTGCCCCGGGTGGCGCAGAGCGGCGACCCGAGCCGCACCTACGACCCGCTGCGCCGGCTGGTGCTGGCCCGGGCCGCCGTCGAGCTCTGCCGGTTCCTGCCGGTGGTCTGCGCCGCACTCCTCGGCGACCTGGTCTTCGGCATGCTGCAACTCGCCCTGGACGACGACGGCCTGGCGACCGCGGCGGCGTTCGGCGGGCTGGTCCTGATCGGCGCCGGCATCGTCGCCTGCCTGACCACCACGGTGGCGAAGTGGACGCTGGTCGGCCGCTTCCGGACGGCCGAACACCCGCTCTGGTCGAGCTTCGTGTGGCGCAACGAGCTGTACGACACCTTCGTCGAGCAACTCGCGATGCCCTGGCTCGGCCAGTCGCTGATCGGCACCCCGTTCCTCAACCTCTGGTTGCGCAGCCTCGGTGCCCGGATCGGGCGCGGCGTGTGGTGCGAGACCCACTGGCTGCCGGAGACCGACCTGGTCGACCTCGCGGACGGGGTGAGCGTCAACCGCGGCTGCGTGGTGCAGACCCACCTCTTCCACGACCGCGTGATGCGGCTGGACACCGTGCGGGTCGGTGCCGGTGGCACCCTGGGCCCGCACTCCATCGCGCTGCCCGGCTCGGTGGTCGGCCCGGGCGCCTCGGTGGGGGCGGCCTCGCTGGTGATGCGCGGCGAGGAACTGCCCGCCGGCACCCGCTGGCTGGGCAACCCGGTCGCCGCCTGGCCCGCCGAGACCCCGGCCGGCGACCGGCCGGCCCGCCCGCACGGCCGGGCCCGCCACCGCGCCGGGCGAAGCGCTGCCCGCGTCGGGTCCTGA
- a CDS encoding universal stress protein, producing the protein MHQGESDASRQHRIVVGVSGSLGSIAALHHAVAQARRTGAEVLAVLAWDPLGAEYAYRRPPRPPLLAARREEAVARLREAVAGALGAGVPGVRLHGQVSRGRAGEVLVHAAGRADDLLVVGAGSGGPLRRALRRSATRHCVRHAGCPVLVVPKPELQREWEAFGRHRAWQLPTEPAPTH; encoded by the coding sequence ATGCACCAGGGCGAATCGGACGCGTCGCGACAGCACCGGATCGTGGTCGGGGTGAGCGGCTCGCTGGGCAGCATCGCGGCCCTGCACCACGCGGTGGCCCAGGCGCGGCGGACCGGCGCCGAGGTGCTGGCCGTGCTCGCCTGGGATCCGCTGGGCGCCGAGTACGCCTACCGCCGCCCGCCCCGCCCGCCGCTGCTCGCGGCCAGGCGCGAGGAGGCGGTGGCCCGGCTGCGCGAGGCGGTCGCCGGGGCGCTGGGCGCGGGTGTGCCGGGCGTGCGGCTGCACGGCCAGGTCTCGCGCGGCCGCGCCGGTGAGGTGCTGGTGCACGCGGCGGGGCGCGCCGACGACCTCCTGGTGGTCGGCGCCGGCTCCGGCGGCCCGCTGCGCCGGGCCCTGCGGCGCTCGGCGACCCGGCACTGCGTCAGGCACGCCGGCTGCCCGGTGCTCGTGGTGCCGAAGCCCGAACTCCAGCGCGAGTGGGAGGCCTTCGGGCGCCACCGCGCCTGGCAGCTGCCGACCGAACCGGCGCCGACCCACTGA
- a CDS encoding BP74-related protein: MRRTLTKVGSLAAVSVIALALAQPAQAAQRTGAGARPADAVAPAYFEFADGTDTFVFELTDPARIQQARDMLSGVDTADTGVMGTVVKTPAPYNQPWNFQLDPNSVKFFGMATEVCDSSIRYVNDHLDEVGGALLPNSTWCPWHSKLTREVTAPQDQAR, encoded by the coding sequence ATGCGACGCACCCTCACCAAGGTCGGCAGCCTCGCGGCGGTCTCGGTCATCGCCCTGGCGCTGGCCCAGCCCGCCCAGGCGGCGCAGCGCACCGGCGCGGGCGCGCGCCCCGCGGACGCGGTGGCGCCGGCCTACTTCGAGTTCGCCGACGGCACGGACACCTTCGTCTTCGAACTGACCGACCCCGCCAGGATCCAGCAGGCCCGCGACATGCTGAGCGGCGTGGACACGGCGGACACCGGCGTCATGGGCACGGTCGTCAAGACCCCCGCCCCGTACAACCAGCCCTGGAACTTCCAGCTCGACCCGAACTCGGTGAAGTTCTTCGGTATGGCCACCGAGGTCTGCGACTCGAGCATCCGCTACGTGAACGACCACCTCGACGAGGTGGGCGGCGCGCTGCTGCCCAACTCGACCTGGTGCCCGTGGCACTCGAAGCTGACCCGCGAGGTCACCGCGCCGCAGGACCAGGCGCGCTGA
- a CDS encoding GMC family oxidoreductase yields MSGPGSRRWDVIVVGAGFAGSLVAKQLADHGWRILVLEAGHGAPDPAQAHLDALAAHRTASAKVPNSPYRTSEAAPSPDVTDLAGLAEGGFRADGYFVQRGPLPYASGYLRANGGTGLAWTGLAPRMHPEDFRAGDFGHGRNWPIGYGDLEPYYRAAEREIGVAGDAEEQREAVGLPFPDGYRFPMHAIPRSYLDQVMATALDGRCVRDPDEAAPTRLRVVTTPHARNGRPDPGYDGGAGYRPAPAPGQRGGGELCQGHASCVPICPAQAKYTPLKTQARWGPSVTLVTRAVVTRVRIGGNGQATGVEYRSYREDGTAHTSHTVDADLVVLAAHAIENAKLLLASGAANSSDQVGRNLMDHPVLLTWGLMPQQIGAYRGPGSTSGLEGFRFGAARARRAPFRVEIGNWGWTWALGPPDGRVAELLRGGGPDGRGLFGPELRRTLGDRIGREIAFQFEMEQDADPANRVTIDPRHRDALGNPRPVLHYDLSDYVKRGIAAARSVSDQLFALLGAEDHTRFEPGPAWPGYFEYQGRGYAYRAAGHGAGTHIMGDSPAGSVVDQWQRCWDHPNLYAVGCGSMPTVATSNPSLTMAALALRSTEAIHRDLLARHRSAPAQGAPAQGVAAQGVAVADPALQGAETP; encoded by the coding sequence ATGAGCGGTCCGGGCAGCCGCCGCTGGGACGTCATCGTGGTCGGCGCCGGGTTCGCCGGATCGCTGGTCGCCAAGCAACTGGCGGACCACGGCTGGCGGATCCTGGTGCTGGAGGCCGGCCACGGCGCGCCCGATCCGGCGCAGGCGCACCTGGACGCGCTGGCGGCGCACCGCACCGCGTCCGCCAAGGTGCCCAACTCGCCCTACCGGACCAGCGAAGCGGCGCCGTCCCCCGACGTGACCGACCTGGCGGGCCTGGCCGAGGGCGGATTCCGCGCGGACGGGTACTTCGTGCAGCGCGGCCCGCTGCCCTACGCCAGCGGCTACCTGCGGGCCAACGGCGGCACCGGGCTGGCCTGGACGGGCCTCGCACCGCGGATGCACCCCGAGGACTTCCGCGCCGGCGACTTCGGCCACGGCCGCAACTGGCCGATCGGCTACGGCGACCTGGAGCCGTACTACCGCGCCGCGGAACGCGAGATCGGGGTGGCCGGTGACGCCGAGGAACAGCGCGAGGCGGTCGGCCTGCCCTTCCCCGACGGCTACCGCTTCCCGATGCACGCGATCCCGCGCAGCTACCTGGACCAGGTGATGGCGACCGCCCTGGACGGCCGGTGCGTCCGGGACCCGGACGAGGCGGCGCCGACCCGGCTGCGGGTGGTCACCACGCCGCACGCCCGCAACGGCCGGCCCGACCCCGGCTACGACGGCGGCGCCGGCTACCGGCCCGCGCCGGCCCCCGGGCAGCGCGGCGGCGGGGAGCTGTGCCAGGGCCACGCCAGCTGCGTGCCGATCTGCCCGGCCCAGGCCAAGTACACGCCGCTGAAGACCCAGGCCCGCTGGGGCCCCTCCGTCACCCTGGTGACCCGCGCCGTCGTCACCCGGGTGCGGATCGGCGGCAACGGGCAGGCCACCGGCGTCGAGTACCGCAGCTACCGCGAGGACGGCACCGCCCACACCAGCCACACGGTCGACGCCGACCTGGTGGTGCTGGCCGCGCACGCGATCGAGAACGCCAAACTCCTGCTCGCCTCCGGCGCCGCCAACAGCAGCGACCAGGTCGGCCGCAACCTGATGGACCATCCGGTGCTGCTCACCTGGGGCCTGATGCCCCAGCAGATCGGCGCCTACCGGGGCCCCGGCTCGACCTCGGGCCTCGAAGGCTTCCGGTTCGGCGCGGCCCGCGCCCGGCGCGCCCCGTTCCGGGTCGAGATCGGCAACTGGGGCTGGACCTGGGCCCTGGGTCCGCCCGACGGCCGGGTCGCCGAACTGCTGCGCGGCGGCGGCCCGGACGGGCGCGGCCTGTTCGGCCCGGAGCTGCGACGCACCCTCGGCGACCGGATCGGCCGCGAGATCGCGTTCCAGTTCGAGATGGAGCAGGACGCCGACCCGGCCAACCGGGTCACCATCGACCCCCGCCACCGCGACGCGCTCGGCAACCCGCGCCCGGTGCTGCACTACGACCTCTCCGACTACGTCAAGCGCGGCATCGCCGCCGCGAGGAGCGTCTCCGACCAGCTCTTCGCGCTGCTCGGCGCCGAGGACCACACCCGCTTCGAACCCGGGCCGGCCTGGCCCGGCTACTTCGAGTACCAGGGCCGCGGCTACGCCTACCGGGCCGCCGGGCACGGCGCCGGCACCCACATCATGGGCGACTCGCCCGCCGGTTCCGTGGTCGACCAGTGGCAGCGCTGCTGGGACCACCCCAACCTCTACGCGGTGGGCTGCGGCAGCATGCCCACCGTCGCCACCTCCAACCCCTCGCTGACCATGGCCGCCCTCGCGCTGCGCAGCACCGAGGCGATCCACCGCGACCTGCTCGCCCGCCACCGCAGCGCCCCCGCCCAAGGTGCCCCTGCCCAGGGTGTCGCTGCCCAGGGTGTCGCTGTCGCCGACCCCGCACTCCAAGGAGCCGAGACCCCGTGA
- a CDS encoding ABC transporter permease, which yields MAAEDRVPTRGVLRRPGLRPVDIMVALALVGLLYGLLRLAPSLGAPFLPRTAPAQVSTDPANLPFYAVRSLLRMFAALIASVLFTFVYSSAAARLRRAEKVLLPILDILQSVPVLAFLSITVTAFIALFPGSELGLECASVFAIFTAMAWNMTFAFYYSLVSQPRDLDEASRIMRLTKWQRFWKIDVPSGMIPLVWNGMMSFGGAWFFLAASESISVLNQQYALPGIGSYAAAAAAKGDLGEIGIATAVMVAMVVGVNFLFWRPMTAWAERFRVEESESAEKPRSLVLNTLRRSAIPGLLAGALRPLGRALDSATRPFGLAEHPLERPVLRRRAGDVVFTLVVGAAVLYGGWQSFDYLRSTVGFGEFGHAFEQGAATFGRVLLLLCLATVVWVPIGVWIGMNPRITRYAQPVVQVLASFPANFLFPFAIAAFVALGITLNWGSILLMALGAQWYILFNVIAGASAVPSDLREAMANLGVRGWLRWRTFILPAIFPYYVTGGITAAGGAWNASIVAEVVDYGHQHLTAFGLGSYIAQATRVGDHPKILIGVIVMIVYVVTLNRLVWRRLYRIAQTRYAL from the coding sequence GTGGCAGCAGAGGACCGGGTGCCCACCCGCGGCGTCCTACGGCGACCTGGGCTGCGGCCGGTCGACATCATGGTGGCGCTCGCGCTCGTCGGCCTGCTGTACGGACTGCTGCGGCTCGCCCCCTCGCTGGGCGCGCCGTTCCTGCCCCGCACCGCCCCGGCGCAGGTCTCCACCGACCCGGCGAACCTGCCGTTCTACGCCGTGCGTTCGCTGCTGCGGATGTTCGCGGCGCTGATCGCCTCGGTGCTGTTCACCTTCGTGTACTCCAGCGCCGCCGCCCGGCTGCGGCGTGCGGAGAAGGTGCTGCTGCCGATCCTGGACATCCTCCAGTCGGTCCCGGTGCTGGCGTTCCTGTCCATCACCGTCACCGCGTTCATCGCCCTGTTCCCCGGCTCCGAGCTGGGGCTGGAGTGCGCCTCGGTGTTCGCCATCTTCACCGCGATGGCGTGGAACATGACCTTCGCCTTCTACTATTCCCTGGTCAGCCAGCCCCGGGACCTGGACGAGGCCTCCCGGATCATGCGCCTGACGAAGTGGCAGCGGTTCTGGAAGATCGACGTGCCCAGCGGCATGATCCCGCTGGTCTGGAACGGCATGATGAGCTTCGGCGGCGCCTGGTTCTTCCTGGCCGCCTCCGAGAGCATCAGCGTGCTGAACCAGCAGTACGCGCTGCCGGGCATCGGCTCCTACGCCGCGGCCGCGGCGGCCAAGGGCGACCTGGGCGAGATCGGCATCGCCACCGCCGTCATGGTGGCGATGGTGGTCGGCGTCAACTTCCTCTTCTGGCGGCCGATGACGGCGTGGGCCGAGCGGTTCCGGGTCGAGGAGTCCGAGTCCGCCGAGAAGCCCCGCAGCCTGGTCCTCAACACCCTGCGCCGCTCCGCGATACCCGGGCTGCTGGCCGGTGCGCTGCGCCCGCTCGGGCGCGCCCTGGACAGCGCGACCCGTCCCTTCGGCCTGGCCGAGCACCCGCTGGAGCGGCCGGTGCTGCGCCGGCGGGCCGGGGACGTGGTGTTCACCCTGGTCGTCGGCGCCGCCGTGCTGTACGGCGGCTGGCAGTCCTTCGACTACCTCCGGTCCACCGTCGGCTTCGGCGAGTTCGGCCACGCCTTCGAACAGGGCGCCGCCACCTTCGGGCGGGTCCTGCTGCTGCTCTGCCTCGCCACCGTGGTCTGGGTGCCGATCGGCGTGTGGATCGGCATGAACCCGAGGATCACCCGCTACGCCCAGCCGGTCGTCCAGGTGCTGGCCAGCTTCCCGGCGAACTTCCTGTTCCCGTTCGCGATCGCCGCCTTCGTCGCCCTCGGGATCACGCTCAACTGGGGCAGCATCCTGCTGATGGCGCTCGGCGCCCAGTGGTACATCCTGTTCAACGTCATAGCCGGCGCCTCGGCGGTCCCCAGTGACCTGCGCGAGGCCATGGCGAACCTCGGCGTCCGGGGCTGGCTGCGCTGGCGGACGTTCATCCTCCCCGCGATCTTCCCGTACTACGTCACCGGCGGGATCACCGCCGCGGGCGGGGCCTGGAACGCCTCCATCGTCGCCGAGGTGGTCGACTACGGGCACCAGCACCTGACCGCCTTCGGCCTGGGCTCCTACATCGCCCAGGCGACCCGGGTCGGCGACCATCCGAAGATCCTGATCGGCGTCATCGTCATGATCGTCTATGTGGTCACCCTCAACCGGCTCGTCTGGCGCCGCCTCTACCGCATCGCCCAGACCCGTTACGCCCTCTGA
- a CDS encoding ABC transporter ATP-binding protein, whose protein sequence is MTAPTNHRDAGSAIITVTDVTKTFTSPDGNALPVLDAVSFTLHEGEIVALLGKSGSGKSTLLRCAAGLIAPSGGSVSYRGAVLNSANPGVSMVFQSFALLPWLTVQQNVELGLQAQGVGEAERRERALKAIDLIGLDGFEGAYPKELSGGMRQRVGFARALVVEPDALFMDEPFSALDVLTAENLRNELVGLWEGKEAPVKSVLIVTHNIEEAVLLADRILVLSSNPGRIKAELAVDLPRPRDRRDPVFEDLVDTVYGILTDREQAAADARGAGTDHTVARQAAATTPTSTPLPKVSPGGLSGLLEILAARGGEDGMAELADELNFEVDDLLPLVDAAVLLDLARTEGPRLALTPAGREFAAADILTSKQLFARHAVAHAPLVRAIVQALTTAGDHVLREGLFLDLLHRGFSDEDARRQLDTAIDWGRYGELFAYDKAEGRLVLEPQPIGVR, encoded by the coding sequence ATGACCGCCCCCACGAACCACCGCGACGCCGGCAGCGCCATCATCACCGTCACGGACGTCACCAAGACCTTCACCAGCCCCGACGGCAACGCGCTGCCGGTGCTCGACGCGGTGAGCTTCACCCTGCACGAGGGTGAGATCGTCGCGCTGCTCGGCAAGTCCGGCTCCGGCAAGTCCACCCTGCTGCGCTGCGCCGCCGGGCTGATAGCCCCCTCCGGCGGCAGCGTCAGCTACCGGGGCGCCGTACTGAACAGCGCCAACCCCGGTGTCTCGATGGTCTTCCAGAGCTTCGCGCTGCTGCCCTGGCTGACCGTCCAGCAGAACGTGGAACTCGGGCTGCAGGCCCAGGGCGTCGGCGAGGCGGAGCGGCGGGAGCGGGCGCTGAAGGCGATCGACCTGATCGGCCTGGACGGCTTCGAGGGCGCCTACCCCAAGGAGCTCTCCGGCGGCATGCGCCAGCGGGTCGGCTTCGCCCGCGCGCTGGTGGTCGAGCCGGACGCGCTCTTCATGGACGAGCCGTTCTCCGCACTGGACGTGCTCACCGCCGAGAACCTGCGCAACGAGCTGGTCGGGCTCTGGGAGGGCAAGGAAGCCCCGGTCAAGTCCGTGCTGATCGTCACCCACAACATCGAGGAGGCGGTGCTGCTGGCCGACCGGATCCTGGTGCTCTCCTCCAACCCCGGCCGGATCAAGGCCGAACTCGCGGTGGACCTGCCCCGGCCCCGCGACCGGCGCGACCCGGTCTTCGAGGACCTGGTCGACACCGTCTACGGCATCCTGACGGACCGCGAGCAGGCCGCCGCCGACGCCCGCGGCGCGGGCACCGACCACACGGTCGCCCGGCAGGCCGCCGCCACCACGCCCACCAGCACGCCGCTGCCCAAGGTCAGCCCCGGCGGACTCTCCGGCCTGCTGGAGATCCTGGCCGCGCGCGGCGGCGAGGACGGCATGGCCGAACTCGCCGACGAGCTCAACTTCGAGGTCGACGACCTGCTGCCGCTGGTGGACGCCGCCGTGCTGCTCGACCTCGCCCGCACCGAGGGACCGCGCCTCGCGCTCACCCCGGCGGGCCGGGAGTTCGCCGCCGCCGACATCCTCACCAGCAAGCAGCTCTTCGCCCGGCACGCCGTCGCCCACGCCCCGCTGGTGCGCGCCATCGTCCAGGCGCTGACCACGGCCGGCGACCACGTGCTGCGCGAGGGGCTGTTCCTGGACCTGCTGCACCGCGGCTTCTCCGACGAGGACGCCCGCCGCCAGCTCGACACCGCCATCGACTGGGGCCGGTACGGCGAACTCTTCGCGTACGACAAGGCGGAGGGCCGGCTGGTCCTGGAACCCCAGCCGATCGGGGTGCGGTAG